In one Zonotrichia albicollis isolate bZonAlb1 chromosome 14, bZonAlb1.hap1, whole genome shotgun sequence genomic region, the following are encoded:
- the TBC1D8B gene encoding TBC1 domain family member 8B, which produces MWLKPEEVLLKNALKLWVQERSNQYFVLQRRRGYGEEGGGGLAGLLVGTLDAVLDSTSKVAPFRILHQTPDSQVYWSIACGSSREEITEHWEWLEHNVMKTLSVFDSNEDITSFVQGKIRGLIAEEGKYSFVREDDPEKFREGLMKFEKCFGLPEQEKLITYYSCSYWKGRVPCQGWLYLSTNFLSFYSFLLGAEVKLIISWDEISKLEKTSNVILTESIHVCSHGEDHYFSMFLHISETFLLMEQLANYAVRRLFDKETFENDPVLHDPLQITKRGLESYAHSKHFSAFFRLPKEESLKEVHECFLWVPFSHYNTHGKMCISENYICFASQDGSLCSVIIPLREVTGVDKGDPANRGVSISTKGKTAFRFTEVRDFELLVAKLRMKCNATASPQHIISTEVPAGSATDSPKDFGAGQSKMGQRDNSKTVSTEALMTVYHPQDAENLDSKMLKEKMKEQSWNILFAERGHGVSMFQTKKTRDLVVRGIPEALRGELWLLFSGAVNDMASNPGYYTELVEKSLGTCTLATDEIERDLRRSLPEHPAFQSDTGISALRRVLTAYAFRNPQIGYCQAMNILTSVLLLYAKEEEAFWLLVAVCERMLPDYFNRRIIGALVDQAVFEELIKVHLPQLTDHMTDMTFFSSVSLSWFLTLFISVLPIECAVNVVDCFFYDGIKAILQLGLAVLEYNMEKLLTCKDDAEAVTVLNRFFDSVTNKDSPLPPAVQQGSNLSDTKSDHPKVDITDLIRESNERYGDIRYEDVESLRCRNRLYVIQTLEATTKQNVLRVVSQEVRFSPSDLEELYELFKKEHFLSCYWSVNSPVLQHHDASLPYLEQYRLDCQQFRVLCHLLSPWSHCANRDSLALWTFRLMDETSNCLINFKQFACVLDTMYNGSFTDKLKFLFKLHIPPAFTEVESLSPSKGDDLSKEELMHFSQLSVSSVGDNLESGSLKSSPEKGKGKVDIQAYLKQWQDELLKKEENVKDLPRMNQSQFIQFSKTLYNLFHGDPEEELLYRAIAVVTSLLLKMEEVGRRLQSPMSPVTSPVAVTEVAAEVPRERQEESSSEQTEGSRAQSLEGNHEWSFAFEQILASLLNEPAFVRFFEKPHDIKAKIESAKNLQLKARTRV; this is translated from the exons GTCTCCTTGTGGGAACACTGGATGCAGTGCTGGACTCCACGTCGAAGGTGGCCCCGTTCCGCATCCTGCACCAGACGCCCGACTCGCAGGTGTACTGGTCCATCGCCTGCG GATCCAGCAGAGAAGAAATAACAGAACATTGGGAGTGGCTAGAACACAATGTTATGAAGACTTTATCAGTGTTTGATTCAAATGAAGACATTACGAGCTTTGTCCAGGGAAAGATAAGA GGTTTGATTGCTGAAGAGGGAAAATATTCTTTTGTAAGAGAAGATGATCCTGAGAAGTTTCGTGAAGGTCTCATGAAGTTTGAGAAGTGCTTTGGGTTACCAGAGCAGGAGAAGTTGATTACCTACTACTCATGCAGTTACTGGAAGGGCAGAGTGCCCTGCCAAGGATGGCTGTACCTTAGTACCAACTTCCtgagcttttattcctttttgcTTGGAGCAGAAG taaaaCTTATTATCTCCTGGGATGAAATATCAAAACTTGAGAAAACTTCCAATGTGATTCTGACAGAGAGCATTCATGTGTGCTCCCATGGGGAAGATCattatttttccatgtttttgcACATTAGTGAAACATTCCTGCTCATGGAGCAGCTGGCAAACTATGCAGTTAGGAGACTTTTTGACAAGGAGACATTTGAGAATGATCCAGTCCTTCATGACCCTCTGCAGATCACCAAGAG AGGCTTGGAGAGCTATGCCCACAGTAAGCATTTTAGTGCATTCTTCAGGCTACCTAAAGAAGAGTCCTTGAAGGAAGTTCATGAGTGCTTCTTATGGGTTCCTTTCAGTCATTATAACACCCATGGGAAAATGTGCATTTCAGAAAACTACATCTGCTTTGCTAGCCAGGATGGCAGCCTGTGCAGTGTGATCATTCCATTGAGAGAG GTCACAGGGGTGGATAAAGGAGATCCAGCCAACAGAGGAGTCAGCATTAGTACCAAAGGGAAAACAGCTTTTCGTTTCACAGAGGTGAGAGATTTTGAACTGCTTGTGGCAAAGCTCAGGATGAAATGCAATGCAACTGCAAGTCCACAACACATCATAAGTACTGAG gttcCAGCTGGTTCTGCCACTGACAGTCCAAAGGATTTTGGTGCAGGACAGTCAAAGATGGGCCAGAGAGATAACAGCAAAACTGTCAGTACAGAAGCCCTTATGACTGTCTACCATCCTCAGGATGCTGAGAACCTGGACTCTAAAATG ttgaaagaaaaaatgaaggagCAGTCGTGGAACATCCTGTTTGCAGAACGGGGCCATGGGGTCAGTATGTTTCAGACAAAGAAGACTCGAGACCTGGTTGTGAGAGGCATCCCAGAGGCATTAAGAGGAGAACTCTGGCTACTCTTCTCAG GTGCTGTAAATGATATGGCATCCAACCCTGGTTATTACACTGAGCTGGTGGAGAAGTCCTTAGGAACGTGCACTTTGGCTACGGATGAAATCGAACGAGATTTACGTCGCTCCTTACCTGAGCATCCTGCTTTTCAAAGTGACACAGGAATTTCTGCCCTCAGGAGAGTTCTTACAGCTTATGCATTCAGGAATCCACAAATCGGATATTGTCAG GCAATGAACATTCTGACATCAGTGCTTCTGCTGTATGCTAAAGAGGAGGAAGCATTCTGGCTTTTGGTTGCTGTGTGTGAAAGGATGCTCCCTGATTATTTCAATCGCCGAATCATTG GTGCTTTGGTAGATCAGGCAGTGTTTGAGGAGCTCATCAAGGTTCACCTGCCTCAGCTGACAGACCACATGACGGACATGACTTTTTTCTCCTCGGTCTCTCTCTCCTGGTTCCTTACCCTTTTTATCAGCGTGCTGCCAATTGAATGTGCAGTCAATGTGGTGGACTGTTTCTTCTATGATGGAATAAAGGCAATCTTGCAGCTGGGCCTTGCAGTGCTGGAATACAACATGGAGAAGTTGCTCACTTGTAAGGATGATGCAGAAGCAGTCACTGTTCTCAACAG ATTTTTTGACAGTGTCACTAACAAAGACAGTCCTTTACCTCCAGCTGTGCAGCAGGGCTCCAACCTCAGTGATACAAAGAGTGACCATCCAAAAGTGGACATCACTGATCTGATCCGAGAGTCAAATGAA AGGTACGGTGACATTCGCTATGAGGACGTGGAGAGCTTGCGCTGCCGGAACCGCCTTTATGTGATCCAGACCTTGGAAGCTACGACCAAGCAGAATGTG CTACGTGTTGTGTCTCAAGAAGTAAGATTCAGTCCTAGTGATCTTGAAGAGCTTTATGAATTATTCAAG AAGGAGCATTTCCTCTCCTGTTACTGGAGTGTAAATAgtcctgtgctgcagcaccacGATGCCAGCCTGCCCTACCTTGAGCAGTACCGGCTTGATTGCCAGCAGTTCAGGGTTCTGTGCCACCTCCTGAGCCCCTGGTCCCACTGTGCCAACAGAGACTCCCTGGCTCTCTGGACATTCCGACTGATGGATGAGACTTCCAACTGCCTTATAAACTTCAAACAATTTGCCTGTGTTCTTG ATACGATGTATAATGGAAGCTTCACTGACAAACTCAAGTTTCTTTTTAAGTTGCACATCCCTCCAG CTTTTACTGAAGTAGAATCTCTAAGCCCTTCCAAAGGGGATGATCTTTCAAAAGAAGAACTGATGCACTTCAGCCAGCTCAGTG TTTCATCTGTTGGGGATAATCTCGAAAGTGGTTCTTTGAAGAGCAgcccagaaaaag GTAAGGGGAAGGTTGACATTCAGGCATATCTGAAGCAATGGCAAGATGAACttcttaaaaaagaagaaaatgtcaaGGATTTACCAAGAATGAATCAG TCTCAGTTCATCCAGTTCTCAAAAACTCTCTACAATCTGTTCCATGGGGATCCTGAGGAGGAGCTCCTGTACCGCGCCATCGCGGTGGTGACCAGTCTCCTGCTGAAAATGGAAGAAGTTGGCAGAAGGCTGCAGAGTCCCATGTCACCTGTCACAAGTCCAGTTGCTGTTACAGAAGTGGCTGCTGAGGTGCCCAGAGAGaggcaggaggaaagcagctctgagcagacTGAAGGCAGTAGAGCACAGAGTTTGGAAGGGAACCATGAATGGTCTTTTGCCTTTGAACAGATTCTGGCATCCTTATTAAATGAGCCAGCCTTTGTGAGATTTTTTGAAAAACCTCATGACATAAAAGCTAAAATAGAGAGTGCTAAAAATTTACAACTTAAAGCAAGAACCAGAGTGTAA